TCCTGCGCCGGCACGCCGAACAGCAGTTTGCCGAAGAACTGGCCGAACTGAAAAAGGCCGATACTCGTCCCCGCCCCGAGAGGTGGGAACTTTCTCCCTGGGCGGTCTGCACCTATCTCATGGGCGGCACGCTGGAAAACGGCTTTGAAGTGACGCCCAAGTACATAGGCAGCAGGCGTCTTATGGAAATAGCCGTAGCCACGCTGGCCACGGATCGCGCGCTTCTGCTCTACGGCGTGCCGGGCACGGCCAAATCGTGGGTTTCGGAACACCTCGCCGCAGCCGTAAGCGGCGATTCCACGCTCATCATTCAGGGCACGGCGGGAACGAGTGAAGAGCAGATGCGCTACGGCTGGAACTACGCCGAGCTGCTCGCCAAGGGGCCGTCGCGTCATGCGCTGGTGGAAAGCCCGCTCATGCGGGCCATGGCGGAAGGGCGTATCGCCCGCATTGAAGAGCTGACCCGCATCCCGGCGGATGTGCAGGATACGCTCATTACCATCCTTTCGGAAAAGTCTCTGCCCATTCCCGAACTCAACGAGGAAGTGCAGGCCGTGCGCGGCTTCAACGTCATAGCCACGGCCAATAACAGGGACAAGGGCGTCAACGAACTTTCCTCCGCGCTCAAGCGCCGCTTCAATACCGTGGTGCTGCCCGTGCCCGCCACGGAAGATGAGGAAGTGGCCATTGTGGAAAAGCGTGTCAGGGAAATGGGCAGAAGCCTGGAACTGCCTGCCGAGCCTCCCGCGCTGGAGGAAGTGCGCCGTGTGGTGCGCGTATTCCGCGAACTTCGCAACGGCAAAACGGAAGACGGCAAAATCAAGGTCAAAACGCCCTCC
The nucleotide sequence above comes from Mailhella massiliensis. Encoded proteins:
- a CDS encoding ATP-binding protein encodes the protein MTMAEEKNGASSRVLRRHAEQQFAEELAELKKADTRPRPERWELSPWAVCTYLMGGTLENGFEVTPKYIGSRRLMEIAVATLATDRALLLYGVPGTAKSWVSEHLAAAVSGDSTLIIQGTAGTSEEQMRYGWNYAELLAKGPSRHALVESPLMRAMAEGRIARIEELTRIPADVQDTLITILSEKSLPIPELNEEVQAVRGFNVIATANNRDKGVNELSSALKRRFNTVVLPVPATEDEEVAIVEKRVREMGRSLELPAEPPALEEVRRVVRVFRELRNGKTEDGKIKVKTPSGTLSTAEAISVVNSGMALAAHFGDGSLRAADVAAGLVGAIVKDPVQDRVIWHEYLETVMKERSDWKDLYRACRDVD